A genome region from Ailuropoda melanoleuca isolate Jingjing unplaced genomic scaffold, ASM200744v2 unplaced-scaffold4682, whole genome shotgun sequence includes the following:
- the LOC117799302 gene encoding olfactory receptor-like protein OLF2 — MDKGNCSTLTGFIFLGITNNSGMKVTLFATILVIYLINLLANLGMIILIRMDSQLHTPMYFFLSHLSFCDLCYSTAIGPKMLVDLFAKNKSIPIVGCALQFLVFCTFADSECLLLAVMAFDRYKAISNPLLYTANMSTRVCSLLMAGVYLVGIVDASVNTVLTFRLCFCGSNEINHFFCDVLPLLLLSCSDTQVNELVIFTVFGFIELITLSGLFVSYCYIILAVIKIHSAEGRFKAFSTCTSHLTAVAIFQGTLLFMYFRPSSSYSLDQDKIISLFYSLVIPMLNPLIYSLRNKDVKEALKNLKSKKRFL; from the coding sequence ATGGACAAAGGAAATTGTTCCACCTTGACAGGATTCATTTTCTTGGGAATTACCAATAACTCTGGGATGAAAGTGACTCTATTCGCCACCATTCTGGTTATTTACCTCATTAATCTCCTGGCAAATCTTGGAATGATTATTCTAATTAGAATGGATTCCCAGCTTCACACAccaatgtacttcttcctcagccATCTCTCCTTCTGTGACCTCTGTTATTCCACAGCAATTGGGCCCAAGATGCTGGTGGACCTATTTGCCAAGAACAAATCAATTCCCATTGTGGGCTGTGCTCTTCAATTCTTGGTCTTCTGTACTTTTGCAGATTCTGAGTGTCTACTGCTGGCCGTGATGGCCTTTGATCGGTACAAGGCCATCAGCAACCCCTTGCTCTACACAGCCAACATGTCTACCAGAGTGTGCTCCTTGCTCATGGCTGGGGTTTACCTGGTGGGAATTGTGGATGCTTCAGTAAACACGGTACTAACATTCCGGTTATGTTTCTGTGGATCGAATGAGATTAACCATTTCTTCTGCGATGTCCTACCTCTCCTCTTGTTGTCTTGCTCAGATACACAGGTTAATGAGTTAGTGATATTCACCGTTTTTGGCTTCATTGAACTGATTACTCTTTCAGGGCTTTTTGTGTCTTACTGCTACATCATCCTAGCAGTGATAAAGATCCACTCTGCTGAGGGGAGGTTCAAAGCTTTCTCCACCTGCACCTCCCACTTAACCGCTGTTGCGATTTTCCAGGGGACTCTGCTCTTTATGTATTTCCGGCCGAGTTCTTCCTACTCTCTTGATCAAgacaaaattatttcattgttttactcCCTTGTGATTCCCATGCTAAACCCTCTGATTTATAGCCTACGGAACAAGGATGTGAAAGAGGCCTTGAAAAACCTTAAAAGTAAAAAGCGGTTTCTTTGa